A region of the Ostrinia nubilalis chromosome 21, ilOstNubi1.1, whole genome shotgun sequence genome:
GACCGAATCGATCGCGCCCAGCACGCTACCATAAATTACTTTTTACGCTACACAATTCGAAGAAAGCTATGCATGACTTGCCAACAGTCACTCGAGACCGCCGCGCGAGCTCGATCGTCCTCCCAATCTCAATTATCCACTCCACCAAACTGGCCGCGAATCACAGGGACCCGCGATACGACGTCCCCCTCCGAGCCCAAAGCGTCAGCCTCGCAGAACGACCCCGCTCCCAATATGCGAGGACCGTCCGAAGCGCTGACCCCAACCGGTCCAGATACGCTGAGAAACAATTCATCCACCAAAGACCCAAATCCAATACGAAAATCCGCCCCAAACCGAGCACCGTAACAGTAAAACAACAAAACCGAAAAGTCCCCGAGAAAGTCCCGTGCGCCATCTCCGTACAAACCCTTTCAATTCCCATGAAGTACGCGGACGAACTCAAAAGACATTCAACCTCCAAATCTGCGAATCAAAACAAGACTAAGACTCGTAATCCTCCTAAACAGGTCAGCGACAAGAGGCTCTGCCAGACCGTCTGCGGGAAAGAGACAGAGAACAAGCTGTTGGTGCAGATCAGCGAAGCCGACCAAGTGTCCGACTTTGAAAGGATTCTTAATACTAATGCAATACTGTGCGAGAGGGCTCACGGACACGTGTGGAGGCGTCGGCTCGCCAACGCGCCTTCCGCGGCCGTCGTGTCGCGCCCCCGCTCATCTTACTCCCTCTACACGGTAAGCCAGGCCTACCACTACCTCTTCCGACAGCACGAGGAGTCCCTCCAGCCTCTCATCGACCAATATCGCCAAGATAACGCCGAGAAGAAAACCGAACTCCCCGAAAGCCTCCTTGGAAGAAACTGGTACGAAAACCTTCAAGATCTCTCCGAATTCTACGAGGACGACCAAACCTTGAAACAGGAGATCGAAACAATCACTGATCAAATCGTCTCTGACGAGGTCAAAGCTGACGAAAAGAGAAGCAAgaattttaacgtcaatttaacTGATTTGATCACTTTACGCGTCAGTGGGGAAGGTTTCTCCCCCGTTCCAGATCTTGGCCCCTCGCCAGACATCGACAAGTCCGAGGGAGACGACGAGAAGGAATGGCTCTCTCCGATTATGAACGCAAACTCCGATGATAGCCAGGACAACCCCAACGTGGATTGTCTAGCACAAAATCTGACCTCGATTAAAATCGACAACGATGCTAAAGTGCCGACAATAACGTTCAGCAATTGTTGCGACGGGTGCGCCAAGAGTGATTCGCCGAACAATTCCGACGTCGTCATTCATTTGACCGTGCCCTCCGTGGACAGCATTGATGAGGCGCGCCCGCCTATGATGTGACCTCGGTCGTTGTCCATGTAAATTATTCCACTAACGAGACTCGTTACTAATCACGAGATGATTGCGATAGAGGCGGAGCAGCCGGCGATGCCGAAAGAACAGTTGCCGAAAACGGAGCCCACAACCTCGCAGAGAACATTGACCAGATCCAGCGCTGTGAGTCAGAAATCCGTTGAAATCACGGTCCACCCAGAGGGGTCCAATAATCCGCTGCATCGGTCAAAGCTAGCGCCGACGAGGTCGTCTTCAGAGACGCAGTCTTCCGGGAAGAAAATGTTGAATCTTCGTAAGACGAAGAATTCTTCTATAGAGTCCACGATGAGCCTGCCGAACCAGAAGTCTTTGGAGAAGAAGCACGGCAGTTTGAGGCACCAGAAGGCTATCGGGGCTCACTCGGACATCACTCTGAGCACGCAGCCGTCGATCCAGGACGACAGGAAGGCGCTGAGGGAAGCGCTATATCAGGGTATCTTTCATAGGCATAGGAGGACAATATTTGCCGTGGGATCCTTCCTGAGGATGCTGCGCAGCAAAACGTCCAACTATGACTCGATAAGGTCCGACTCGGACGAGATATAGCACCCGTAGGGTTAGTGACTGttaaatttttatactaaactgGTGCCACAGACTGTATGATGTGCTTTTATAGTTAAAGGAGAGAGTTACCAAGTAAAATGTTATTAGATATaggttaagtatttttatttgtattaaaatgtTCCTAATTAGTTGTGATGTTTAGTTTTTGTGAACCCCGCTTGGAAGTTATTCGCAATTGTGTACTGAAATGGAGGTTAGGTATGTGCGAAGACGTAGAGTAACATTGCAAGAACCTTGAAACAATGTAGTATTAATCCATTGATTATAATTAAGTctaaggacatcatccattttggtccaaaatcaaaagtgccggccaaaaaataaaagtgctgtattctgatagaatacgtccgccttagcatttattactatggcaccaaagctgtagcaccactgtgcatcgtagtatttgagttctaaaaatatatgaaacgactgactttgatctcaaatactacgacgcacagtggtgctacagctttggtgtcatagtaacaaatgctaaggcggacgtattctgtcagaatacagcactttttttttattggctgacatttttgattttgaacaaaaaatgtatgaatcgtcgatgaattttagatctcaaatactcaacgcacagtggtgctacagctttggtgccatagtaacaaatgctaaggcggacgtattctgtcagaatacagcactttattttttattggccgacacttttgattttgaacaaaaaatgtatgaatagtcgatgacttttagatctcaaatactcgacgcacagtggagctacggctttggtgccatagtaacaaatgctaaggcagacgtattctgtcagaatacagcacttttttttgttggccggcacttttgattttggaccaaaaatatatgaaacgtggatgatgtcctttgtggATTAATTGGAGTAATTGACGATGAATTGTTACGATGGACTATCCTAAACTTTTTATGACATTCTGATCCAGTTATAAAaggcaaataggcttttataaagcgcttttacacgtcttaTAACTTAATAGAAATGATCGTGTATTAAAAGGATCAAATATGACCCAGTAACCCTTTCTGTACtggatataaatgttttttatccTTCAGTTGAAATACGATTCAGTGGCGACTTTGATATATTGTCATTCATTTATTCAGGTGCATGTCtttaaatacctctttatcatGAAAAGGTGATTTAAATTCAAACTCGAAGTCCTTTTAAAAGTTTAACTCGGTAATGGGCAAAAGGACTTAGTTTGCTTTGTTGTTCCTTTCATACCGTCTACGGTAAATGCTTTTGATCTTGTTTAAATTTCGGTCATTAAATATCATAAAGAATGTTTTAAAGGCATTTTACTTTCTATAGAAGTAGTAAAACGGTAATTGTTATGTACACAATAGAACATAAAGCACTTTAAAATCATACTTAGTGTTAATTGGTGTTACAGTATACATTAAACaacaataagtaattaaaaagatCGTAACCAATCGGTTTGTTGTCGGTTCGAGATTTGAGGGTCACTAGTTCGATCCCCGACGAATGCACTTCtcaagaacatatttagtttacTTGCAGGATCTAACGGGATATTAGACTATATTTAGGTCAAAAATGCTTTAATGAAACTCATTACTGAATCTATGCCTGAGTCAGAATCAATTCTTGAGCTTCGTTTCACAATACAAGCCTGTGAGGCTATGGTATCTTACTCTATACGCGGCGTATGTGCAATGACGTCAGCGTCACACATTCCTTTCGACGTCCACAGGGTCCATACGCCGATGTCAACGTCTGTGAGACCACAAGAGTACATTTCTATAGTAAGCATTTTGACGGGGCCTACGGCGTTTAAAGGAGACCAGAGCCTAAGCAGTAAATTCTGTTTTATTCCACAATAACTTCAAACGATTAAGTAGTGGAATATCAAAGTTTTTCGGTATAGAAATGAGTCAAGGCCACGTGACCTTACCATAGACACGCGATCCTGCTATTGTACAGGCGGCCCTTCAAGCTAATCTGTGGCACTTATGTAGTTGTGATACGGTTGATATTGCCACAAAATTATCGCTTATATGCTGTCTGTaccaatgtatttttattacaattaatcattacaaatatgtatattttattcgtATTTTGGAGTTGATGTATTTAAAAATCTATTAGGAATGGAATTGAGAACACAAATCATAGACGCGTTGACATAAAAATCATAGGTCAATTCAGTTTTCAGTGGTATTTCAGTATTTTTCcttataagccattttaaattGCAAAAATATACAAACTTTTGTCTTGAAGAGcaagttataaaatattaatttctttaatgttaattaataaagtgTTATTAATTCCAATCACCTCTTTGAATAAATGaatgcataaaaaaagttatACGAACTTCAGAAATTActtattaagtaattttatcaCGTTTTTTGTCATACAAAAGGTATAATAAAATGCAATGTTACTCTACGTATCGAGCTAGATTGTAAGATAAAACTTGAAAGGTATATTTTAGCGACTGTAGTTTCCTCTTTATAGAATTTTCAGGATTCATCTGGAATTTTAAGCTTTCGCATTCCATTTAAAATAGTGAAAAACGGGTGTCAACGCGACATtatttatatgagttacatgaGTACTTACAGCTTGATATTTCAGATAGCCGTAGTCACAACAAGCATACaataaaaatgtcgcgttgagaacttgagacccgtgtttctctatttattattaatctgGAAATTAACTAAGGAAACGTCTCCTAgggcagtggttcccaaagttatctaatacaagttcccaagCTCGGGATCCACCTATAGGATATTTCGCCCGCTGCTGCCCAGCGGTTGgatcggtagggtggtgtgtcgtattacaggcagggcccactcaatgttcgctcgcgacccaccactgggtcgcgacccatagtttgggaaaccctgtcCTAGGGTACAATTGGAAAAAGCTTTCTAACTTTTTGTTGAAATTGCTCTACTATTTCGTAAGTACTACAAGTAGTCCATCTTGATAAATTCCATTACACGTAAGTGCTATGCGAAAGTCAACTTAGGGTTGCCTAATTGGTTTCGGAACGTGAGTATCTACTAACGCTAATTACGGAATAACCTACGGAAAGTAATTAACGTTATTGCCACGCTAAACTCGTTAGAAAtagtttactaaaaataatttgagaaATATTCGCATTTGAGTGTAGTTGCTAACTGAATGGgctaaaaaaaagaaaaaaaacatacagtcgaATTGAGAGCCGAACGGACGGAAATTAGTacaaaaataagtataataaataatatattacttattttcttagctaaaaaaagaaaaaaaatattggctttttttttcaataaagagATTGTATTTAGTTAAGTATCGGTATACTAAAATTGCTATTGTCATTTCGAAAGGCCTTCGCTTCGTTGTTTTTTTGGAGTTAAACTTCCACATATTTTTGAAGCGATCAAAACGTGCCACTTGTCTGACCCCTGGTTTCTTCTATCCTTGAGTCTTGGAGGTCACTTCAAGTAGCTATGTGGATAATCGAAAACACGTCGCTTGACCTTACCTGCCAGCGTGTCGCTCACGCTGATTTCATGAAAGTAATGAAACAGGTCGGGTTACCTTATACACTCTCGGCCAGAGAATTTGGCACGGAATATCCCAACAGTATTTCTGATGATTTTGGACTAAGTAAACAATGTTTGATTCTTTGTTTTAGTGTGAAAATATAGGTTACCTATTATAATTAGAAAAATGATTTCTTCATGAAATTcatgttattttttttgtaattttttgagaaaaCTGGAGTGTAAGAGCGGATTTAAAGTCATCGGCGGGAAACAAAAATTCCCTTAGTTTTTCGCTTTATTCCAAAGGCAAATAAGTTTTAAATCTGTTAATGGATACGCATATCTGAATACGCATGTCCATAAATTGGCCCTACTgctgcaaaataaaaaaaaaatgtaaaagttCGTAAAAATGTAGAGGAATTTCCATGGACTTTTATCAAGCTTTTTCTGATGTCACTATTTACATTTTGCCAACCTGTCCATTACGTCCATTACACAGCTTGTGTGTGTATTGATCGACCTGTTTCTCAGTTTGGGCTGCCCTATTCACAGTTTTTCTAGGCCGACGGTCTGTCTGTTCGAATTACACCAATTATCAGAAGTGAACTAGCTAATGCTGACCTATTTCAGTCACTTTTCAAGacaatttagttaaaaatagtaGAACAATTTCTTTATTGAGTGAAGTGTTTGTATTACTAAGTACACTTCCAGACAGtgaatatgttacggtcaaagtgataaatgtgaaaattatgaataatcgccggttattgtgaataattaccgcatgttttggtaaatgtgattaatatgaggtcatttatgtgtgtataaaactaaataggcggcctAGGGGTGGCcctgttataggcatcatggaaaagtaatattatgcaagaaacattccaaactcattatgccaaattatattaatatatgatatcaaaacgttcaaaagtttggctgtacacgagcacgtacacaagatgttgttctcttttataaaatttgttagtactaaggttgaattattaaataatcactgttaaatgtgattaatttatcactcttaccgcgactgtcggtaattattcataataaccggttattattaataattttcaatttatcacattaaccgtaacaaatatacaaacaaatattattattttgtaagatGTTTAATTAGTATTCCAGGGTTGCCTATGCTGTCAAGGCAAAGTTAAGATATTATTTTGTGTGTATGTAAAAACATATTTGGTTGTGAAACTGAAATAGATATGCCTGATTTTACTGCATTAAAAATAGCTACTGAAGAGTTAAGATATACCTTTCAAGTGTAAAAGTGATGCTTTGAATAGAGCTTATAATAATTACGTAGTCCAAAATATCCGTATATGATGTTATTAgtagtattgtattattttgcgATAATTATTAGAAATTAACCAATTGATATTGTAAATAGGAAGGTGACCTAAGGAAGTGTTGCCTCATTGGTCCGCGAGAAACATCTAAAATGGGGTAATTTTGTTTGGGGTATCGTTTTTCCACTAACTGGCAATGAAAATGGTGACGATTTATATGTGGTACGTGCTgtcgcaggagaaccaaagtaaccgacatagctcgcagaattgctaaaatcaagtggcagtgggcggggcacatagctcgtagagacgatggccgttggggcaggaaagttctcgagtggcgaccacgggctggaagacgtagcgtgggcaggcctcctactaggtggaccgacgatctggtaaaggtcgcgggaagagcctggatgcgggcagcgcaggaccgttcattgtggaaaaccttgggggaggcctttgtccagcagtggacgtcatttggctgaaacgagaacGACGACGTGCTGTGCTTTATGCCAAAAAATATCTGATGTGTATTACTGAAAGCTAAAGACAGTCACGTTAAGAACTTACATTTTAAACACATTCACAAGTCTATGCGTAGAAAGTCGCCTTTTTCTTTGCAGGGTGTTGGAAAAACATTGATTCTCCGTCGACTGTGTGCTCATTGCGAGTATTACCTATTAGATAGATTTTGGTAAACGCATAAATTCAAATCCTGAAATATGATGATTTTTAAAGTAACCCGtatgaaaaaacatttaaataatacCGCCAGTTGGCGCCACCACTATGAAAGTGAACAACAAAAGCTGTGTTTTTGAAACTCGCAGTAAGCACTGGTCAAAACAGCGGGTAGTCGGAAGAATCGGATCGTGGATACATTTTTGGAACATTTTATGCACTTTTTATATATTTGTACATCCATGAACGTTTTTTTACGGACGTGTTGTTGTGAAAAGTAGATTTTTATTAAAGTTGAACTCGTTTGCAAAAAATGTTACGTGGCGACTTAGTAAATatgatttaatatttaaaatttatttatgcttgatagttatttatttatttatgaatatttaaattacttacttaatttaccTGTTCTTAAACATTGGATATTTGACAATCTAtggttaaattattaaattatttgttaaattgttgtaagtgtattgtcgatgatactgaataaacattttttctttctttctttctaaattaGATCAGCGTAGTTTTTTTGCAAGCGAGTGTAAAGCACGTGGTAACGATATCGCAATCATGTaatgaaaaaatttaaaattaattcaaaagtttgtttttaaaataactttgttATTATACTTTCAAATTATCGAGTACCTACTCACCAATGTTGTGTGTGAGTGATTAAAATTTGGCTTCACTGAAAAAAGTTGTTCAAAGAAAAAGTTTCGTCCTTTGCGTGTTTTAAAATGAAAGTGAAAAGAAACAATTATTACTTCCCAAAATAAGAaagtaaaataaagcataataCTGTCCCTACTTTTTAACTAATAAAGcttaaatctaaataaattttaacagGTGAACTATCACATCATTTTAActgtataatacaaaaaaatacctagatctaaactaAGTAGAGCTTGTTATAGCGACTTAAATGGATAAACattagtaaacaataatacacattaatatacttacatatttaTAGATTATTCGTATTATGTGCAACacacacgcccgtattcacaagtattacctacctacgaggtctcacagtgcccatggacgcacatggtgacatacgaaccaagcacagagctctattcaacgttgtgcgttcgatttgctgcttcatttaagcaagcatcgtttgtgaatacgggcgacacTGTCTCCAAGAAAAATCGAACCTGCAACGGTCGCTAATACAACTTCTAAGCAAGAGAAAACTATAGATAGGTACCTATACCTTCATCTTCAAGCACGCTCTTCAGAAATTCATGAACCCTAGTTAATTCAAGATTGGCGACATCTCTTGGGAGCTTACCTATACAAGAGATTAATGTTTGAACAGTCAAGTTCAACGTTGTTTGTTTTAACTGTTGTATAAAAGTATGTGTTTTCTACTATTTATTGGTCATtcgttttactttttattgcgtAGCtgaaatgaagttttcagtatATTAATGATTTGGAACGAGCAATGTACATTAACGATGTTATTTAATGATTAGAAAATCGTAAGTAAAGTTCTAACAATGCGTAAGTAAAAAATGAGCATTTTACAGGAGATTGCTAGGAAAAAAGCACGCGGTCTTCCTTCATTCGCTAATAAGAACACACGCTGAGTTACGATTTTAAGTTAACATGCAAATTGCATTGTGTGAATTTTAATGTCTAACTAATTTTCCCatacaatgtattttgtttttggaataaataaattgaattgaaaaaaaaaattgaattgaaaatattataatagagataatgactgggtaatgaaattgaaattctatttagtccgtcagtcagataataaaagaattttggacacatatttttgattttttttcataatcgaataccTAATTACAGTATTACTATGTTCTCACCCGTTACAATTTTGCATGTCCTCAACCCACAAAATACTCACAAAACTGTCAACAAAGTCccaaacacacgtgtttgtctTTTCAAGGTGACAACTCAAGGGATGAGCGCTCATCTCTTTGGAAGAAGCTTTCTTTGGAATCTTTCCCTGGggatattaaaaaaatccatAACTAACGCGGCCTATGGAATTTTCCTTCATTTTGTAGTTAGATTATTTTTGTCTACCTTTAgatttttctttagtttttttttatgacaacaattctaataaatttttttacattaccgataacaataacattatttagATGTTATTTTTTGCGACTTTTTTATTCCTTGTTAAACCATAAaaagtaatttgattttttttttactttttaatgtaggtacaacgaatgttttaaattaaaaaaagttggtAGACATTCATCCCTTAATTTGTATAGGTAATTGAAGGGACTTTGtttttaaactacaaaataccACAGCAAGGCCATGGCAATCCTCGGAACCAGGCAAAAGGATCTATGAGCGTGATAAGCCGCCATCTTGCCATAAACCTTGGTTTCCGGTGGATATGCCTGACGTTATCTCTTTCATTTGGCTTTGTTTACAAAATAGAGAGAAACCGGCTTGGAAaactttttttagtttctgCCATATTAAATTtacttctttttttaaatattttgcttCAACTGTGTTATTCTTTTCAttcttcaataaaaaaaataaaagtacatAGTATGTAAAAAAAGGTTCTGCCAAATTAATAGCAAAACTGGCCGTTTTTAACttgttttctttgaatattttgCTTCcactgttatttttttcatgttatTATGTCAAGAGAGATgataaaagtgaaaaatagacCTTCAGACCCGTGTACAGACAGATTAATGATGTCGCTTCAACAACAATACCTTTTACATAATAATGACGTAAAGAAACATGAAGCTTAACTAATTCTGGGTTGTTGTTTTTATCTAAAACTCTACATTACATTCATAGTAGTGTTAATCAATTGCAGTGagtgaaaaataagaaaaataagtgttaaaagtaaattaaaagtttttatattaattttttaataaaaaaattttttttttgagtaaatagatttttttgGGGAAAAACTGTGtagtttttacttattttttatttcggctattgataaaataaatcatGGTTGTGATAAAATTCAAGTTAGTTCGTTTAATTTGGTTTTTAAACTATTGTTTGTTAATGATTGCGTATCGTTACAACTATAAAGTACGTAAAAATGAGCTTTGTACATGAA
Encoded here:
- the LOC135081962 gene encoding uncharacterized protein LOC135081962 translates to MIAIEAEQPAMPKEQLPKTEPTTSQRTLTRSSAVSQKSVEITVHPEGSNNPLHRSKLAPTRSSSETQSSGKKMLNLRKTKNSSIESTMSLPNQKSLEKKHGSLRHQKAIGAHSDITLSTQPSIQDDRKALREALYQGIFHRHRRTIFAVGSFLRMLRSKTSNYDSIRSDSDEI